Proteins encoded by one window of Glycine soja cultivar W05 chromosome 15, ASM419377v2, whole genome shotgun sequence:
- the LOC114387307 gene encoding tropinone reductase-like 3 translates to MEITKLGKRFQGKVAIVTASTLGIGFSIAERLGLEGASVVISSRKQQNVDEAAGKLRAKGIEVLAVVCHVSNAQQRKNLIDKTLQKYGKIDVVVSNAAVHPSVDPILQTQESILDKLWEINVKSTILLLKDAAPHLKKGSSVVLIASLVAYNPPPTMAMYGVTKTAVLGLTKAMASEMGPNTRVNCVVPGIVPTHFVALYTSNDATREELERKALLGRLGTTEDMAAATAFLASDDASYITGENLVVSGGMPSRL, encoded by the exons ATGGAGATAACCAAACTTGGCAAGAGATTTCAAGGTAAGGTAGCTATTGTGACAGCTTCCACCCTTGGAATTGGCTTTAGCATAGCAGAGAGGCTTGGCTTGGAGGGTGCATCTGTTGTCATCTCTTCTCGCAAACAG CAAAATGTTGATGAGGCTGCTGGTAAACTGAGAGCTAAAGGAATCGAAGTATTGGCGGTTGTTTGCCACGTTTCAAATGCCCAACAAAGGAAAAATTTGATAGACAAAACTTTACAG AAGTATGGAAAGATAGATGTTGTTGTGTCCAATGCTGCCGTACATCCTTCTGTAGATCCCATTTTGCAAACACAAGAATCGATCCTTGACAAGTTGTGGGAGATAAATGTCAAATCCACTATacttcttctcaag GATGCAGCTCCTCACTTGAAGAAGGGTTCTTCTGTTGTTCTCATTGCCTCACTTGTTGCTTATAATCCACCACCTACTATGGCTATGTATGGAGTGACCAAAACAGCAGTTCTTGGACTTACCAAA GCTATGGCTAGTGAAATGGGCCCTAATACTCGGGTGAATTGTGTTGTTCCTGGGATTGTGCCAACTCATTTTGTTGCACTTTATACCTCAAATGATGCTACA AGAGAGGAACTTGAAAGAAAGGCATTGCTTGGAAGGCTTGGTACAACTGAAGACATGGCTGCTGCGACAGCGTTTTTGGCGTCTGATGATGCTTCTTACATAACAGGAGAAAATCTAGTGGTTTCTGGGGGAATGCCTTCTAGGTTGTAG
- the LOC114385702 gene encoding uncharacterized membrane protein At1g16860-like, translated as MGTRIPSHQLSSGLYVSGRPEQVKERPPTMTSRSVPYTGGDPKKSGELGKMLEIPGVEPKPSRPSSGSVRSGPNSGPAGGRLSGSGPMSRKSSGSGPIALQPTGLITSGPVGSRRSGQLEQPAATAGGKMVYGSAVTSLSEEVRVGFRVSRAVVWVFMVVVAMSLLVGVFLMVAVKKAVILVALGAVIVPVVVLIAWNCVWGRRGLLGFVKRYPDAELRGAIDGQYVKVTGVVTCGSIPLESSYQRVPRCVYVSTELYEYKGLGGKSANSKHRCFTWGSRYSEKYVADFYVSDFQSGLRALVKAGYGAKVAPFVEPTTVVDITKDNRELSPNFLGWLADRKLSSDDRIMRLKEGYIKEGSTVSVMGVVQRHDNVLMIVPAAEPVSTGCQWIRCLLPTYVEGLILTCDDSQNADVIPV; from the exons ATGGGGACCCGAATCCCTTCGCACCAGCTCAGCAGCGGCCTCTACGTGTCGGGTCGACCCGAACAAGTAAAAGAGCGTCCGCCGACGATGACGTCACGCTCTGTTCCGTACACCGGCGGCGACCCCAAGAAGTCCGGCGAGCTCGGGAAAATGTTGGAAATCCCCGGCGTCGAGCCGAAACCGTCGCGTCCGTCGTCTGGGTCGGTGAGATCCGGGCCGAACTCGGGCCCGGCGGGAGGGAGGCTGAGCGGGTCAGGGCCCATGTCGCGAAAGTCGTCCGGTTCGGGTCCGATAGCGCTGCAGCCCACGGGCCTGATAACGTCGGGCCCGGTCGGGAGTCGGCGGTCGGGTCAGCTGGAGCAGCCTGCAGCGACGGCGGGGGGGAAGATGGTGTACGGGTCGGCGGTGACGAGTTTGAGCGAGGAAGTGAGGGTGGGGTTTAGGGTTTCGAGAGCGGTGGTGTGGGTTTTCATGGTGGTGGTGGCAATGAGCTTGCTCGTTGGGGTGTTTCTCATGGTGGCGGTGAAGAAAGCAGTGATCTTGGTGGCGCTCGGAGCGGTTATTGTGCCCGTCGTTGTTTTGATCGCGTGGAACTGCGTTTGGGGGAGACGAGGGCTTTTAGGGTTTGTGAAAAGGTACCCTGATGCTGAACTTAGAGGCGCCATTGATGGACAGTACGTCAAGGTTACCGGG GTTGTAACCTGTGGCAGTATTCCTTTGGAGTCATCCTACCAAAGAGTACCTAGATGTGTATATGTCTCCACCGaattatatgaatataaagGATTGGGTGGAAAATCAGCGAATTCTAAACACCGTTGCTTCACTTGGGGTTCTAGATATTCTGAG AAATACGTAGCAGACTTCTACGTATCAGACTTCCAGTCCGGATTAAGAGCATTAGTGAAAGCAGGCTATGGTGCCAAGGTTGCTCCTTTTGTGGAACCAACTACTGTAGTTGATATAACAAAGGATAACAGAGAGTTATCTCCAAATTTCTTAGGCTGGCTTGCAGACCGCAAACTCTCCAGTGATGATAGGATAATGCGCCTCAAGGAAGG GTACATCAAAGAAGGTAGCACCGTAAGTGTGATGGGAGTTGTCCAACGACACGATAACGTGCTCATGATTGTTCCTGCGGCGGAGCCTGTCTCAACAGGCTGCCAGTGGATCCGCTGCCTTTTGCCAACCTATGTTGAAGGCCTAATCTTGACATGTGATGATAGTCAAAATGCTGATGTCATTCCTGTttag